One Paenibacillus sp. FSL H7-0737 DNA segment encodes these proteins:
- a CDS encoding ribonuclease J: MSKKNNNDKLMIFALGGVGEIGKNMYVIQYGADIVVVDSGLKFPEEDMLGIDIVIPDISYLTENRDKVRGIVLTHGHEDHIGGLPYVLKNLNVPVYGTRLTLGLVENKLKEANLLGDTKRILINEDSEIQLGSSLKVTFFRTNHSIPDSVGVCIETPEGNVVHTGDFKFDHTPVNGQFANLHRMAEIGQKGVLALLSDSTNAEKPGFTPSEKNVGIVLEDIFRKAEQRVVVATFASNVHRIQQVVNAAESTGRKITVIGRSMVNVVSIASELGYLNVPDGMLIEPEEMNRMAANRVVVLCTGSQGEPMSALTRMARSSHRKVDILPGDTVIIAATPVPGNEKYVGRTIDELFRLGANVIYSGSNSGVHVSGHGSQEELKLMLNLMKPKYFIPIHGEYRMQRKHALLAESVGVESQNIFITEIGEIVEIQGGAARKAGKVTAGNVLIDGLGVGDVGNIVLRDRKLLSQDGILVVVVTLSKQNGAIVSGPDIISRGFVYVRESEGLLDEANRIVSSTLQRLMSEKVNEWASLKTSVKDSLGRFLYEQTRRRPMILPIIMEV; encoded by the coding sequence TTGTCCAAAAAAAACAACAACGATAAATTGATGATTTTCGCATTGGGCGGAGTCGGAGAAATCGGGAAAAACATGTATGTCATTCAATATGGAGCTGACATTGTAGTCGTGGATTCGGGACTTAAGTTCCCGGAAGAAGATATGCTCGGTATTGATATTGTAATTCCTGATATCTCTTATTTGACAGAGAACCGTGACAAGGTAAGAGGGATTGTACTTACCCACGGACACGAGGATCACATCGGTGGTCTCCCATATGTCCTGAAGAATTTGAATGTTCCGGTTTACGGAACAAGACTTACATTAGGCCTTGTAGAAAACAAATTGAAGGAAGCAAACTTACTGGGTGACACCAAACGAATTCTGATCAATGAAGATTCAGAAATTCAACTGGGAAGTTCGCTCAAAGTTACTTTCTTCAGAACCAATCACAGTATTCCTGATTCCGTCGGTGTATGCATAGAAACACCGGAAGGTAACGTAGTTCATACGGGAGATTTCAAATTTGACCACACTCCAGTCAACGGTCAATTTGCAAATCTGCATCGGATGGCTGAAATTGGTCAGAAGGGCGTGCTTGCTCTTTTGTCGGATAGTACAAATGCTGAGAAACCAGGCTTTACCCCATCTGAGAAAAATGTCGGTATCGTTCTGGAAGACATTTTCCGCAAAGCTGAACAACGTGTCGTTGTAGCAACTTTTGCTTCCAATGTGCACCGCATTCAACAAGTGGTTAATGCAGCAGAATCCACAGGTCGTAAGATTACAGTTATTGGCCGCAGTATGGTAAACGTTGTATCCATCGCTTCTGAGCTTGGATATCTGAACGTACCTGACGGTATGCTGATCGAGCCTGAAGAAATGAACAGAATGGCAGCGAACCGTGTCGTTGTTCTTTGCACAGGATCCCAAGGCGAGCCAATGTCCGCATTGACCCGTATGGCACGTTCCAGTCATCGTAAAGTAGATATCTTGCCAGGTGATACTGTTATTATTGCAGCAACACCGGTACCAGGTAACGAGAAATATGTAGGTCGTACCATTGATGAATTGTTCCGTCTTGGCGCTAACGTAATTTATAGCGGTTCCAATTCTGGCGTTCACGTATCCGGTCACGGTAGCCAGGAAGAGCTTAAGCTTATGCTCAACTTGATGAAACCTAAATATTTCATTCCAATTCACGGTGAATACCGTATGCAACGCAAACATGCGCTTTTGGCAGAATCCGTTGGCGTAGAGTCTCAGAACATTTTTATCACTGAAATCGGTGAGATTGTGGAAATTCAAGGCGGTGCCGCTCGTAAAGCTGGTAAAGTAACGGCTGGTAACGTATTGATTGACGGTCTGGGTGTAGGTGATGTAGGTAATATTGTATTGCGTGACCGTAAGTTGCTGTCTCAAGATGGTATTTTGGTTGTCGTGGTTACACTAAGCAAACAGAATGGTGCAATTGTCTCCGGACCTGACATCATTTCTCGTGGTTTCGTTTATGTTCGTGAGTCCGAAGGACTGCTTGACGAAGCGAACCGAATTGTTTCCAGTACACTGCAGCGCCTGATGAGTGAGAAAGTAAATGAGTGGGCATCGCTTAAAACAAGCGTAAAAGATTCACTCGGTCGTTTCTTATATGAGCAAACGCGTCGTAGACCGATGATTTTGCCAATTATCATGGAAGTGTAA